The following coding sequences lie in one Salmo salar chromosome ssa13, Ssal_v3.1, whole genome shotgun sequence genomic window:
- the LOC101448022 gene encoding liver-expressed antimicrobial peptide 2, producing MRTAQYIALFMFLTLLCPIQVQTAPVPEDWTGLITRAKRSLLWRWNTLKPVGASCREHDECGTKYCRKKICSFQVFTS from the exons ATGAGGACAGCACAGTACATTGCCCTCTTCATGTTCCTGACTCTGCTTTGCCCAATCCAG GTGCAGACCGCTCCTGTGCCCGAGGATTGGACAGGCCTGATCACCCGAGCCAAGCGCTCTCTCCTTTGGCGATGGAATACTCTGAAGCCTGTTGGCGCAAGCTGCAGAGAGCACGACGAGTGTGGGACCAAATACTGCAG GAAAAAGATCTGTTCTTTCCAGGTTTTTACATCTTGA